In one Dermacentor albipictus isolate Rhodes 1998 colony chromosome 4, USDA_Dalb.pri_finalv2, whole genome shotgun sequence genomic region, the following are encoded:
- the fra gene encoding neogenin isoform X8, whose product MLVLPSGALELDAVQTTDEGAYQCSAHNADRNRVSSAGNLFVSLSYDDANKISAPTFVAAPKSTVAVKGSNVTLDCAANGNPRPNLTWLKDGVTIDMSLLDSRFRKVGVGSLQIESIQEADEGTYMCRAENHEDSVDASAAVEVQVPPRFTKKPKNKVAYGKEDIEFECEVYGKPDPVVQWYHNGEAIIQSEYFQIVNGNSLRILGLVDADKGIYQCFGSNPAGNIQTAVQLIVLDPESSRPATHATFTTPLLETSGNLQRSNDVPSAPREVTARLVSTRFATLSWSVPERVEGHILAYSVYYREEGSTRERVLNTTRQSLEEIIIQGLQPSTKYYFHVVAYNEHGPGESSPELEVETNPEVSIPGPPRSLKAIPVSPTAIRVYWEAPESRKEVVQHYQLSYQETGTTEDEEKRVTTTDTWYHLRNLKKYTEYNIWITAVNQNGSGISSEETLARTFSDAPSDIPQNVTLEAASSTSIIIRWEPPPKESQNGIITGYKIRYKLKGSRRGDTITTDGNRRLYALSGLEKGAQYSVKIAALSVNGTGPATDWMTAETYQNDLDESRVPDQPSGLRAKPTSTSIFVSWAPPRNQDIMIRGYTIGWGIGLPDVYTKVLNGKQRYYTIENLQPSNEYVISVRAFNQIGDGQPIYETVKTLIESTPEPLVPMLPPVGLKAIVLSPNTVVLFWSDSTLASSQVITDNRFYTVRYKGHGQPKYRYFNSTNLNCMIDDLRPNTLYEFAVKVVKGRRESAYSMDVLNTTQEAAPSSPPRDLTVVPSEDSATTVNLHWQPPKQQNGMVTGYFILYTADNTQKDRDWVVEAVVGDRMTAVIKGLTTDTTYHFKIQARNNKGYGPLSSEVVYHTGKSLELASGPTINGGGISNNVLYIAIASGFTVILLILIVICYMMCRRRQGYIGPVNSKTYASAKGVAAKGGKGATKDLKPPDLWIHHDQMELKAMDKSSNPEAAMTATPISRNSQEISEEHIGTLDKKKNSGGGYMDQLSSDDSGKTDKPLLPRSSRTKPMMLPLDSRKSLPDSSKASMGPAAVSNGSMNAGLEGSSINMGRPIYPRTQYNIPRAHVTIDAMHPGHEGPSPQKAGLMGCGNPTYEPVLNPGMSHASSSVMGTGQMPAYSNALVGPGGGPLLSLSSAPPLGPPPSGPPPSAVAETTGTLTKRVHAGNPLKSFSVPAPPPQSAPSTPQPKHMVVRLQQVTGSPHKKASVATSTSSGGPSSKQSPGRQSALKSRVVASPRSINRDASSSTSAAHTPKKEEDLASPFNNEELTQEMANLEGLMKDLNAITASEFEC is encoded by the exons ATGCTGGTGCTGCCGAGCGGTGCTCTGGAGCTTGATGCTGTGCAGACAACCGATGAAGGAGCGTACCAGTGCAGTGCCCACAACGCTGACCGCAACCGTGTCTCCTCTGCTGGAAACCTCTTTGTCAGCCTCTCCTATG ACGATGCAAACAAGATATCAGCACCGACCTTTGTGGCGGCACCAAAGAGCACTGTTGCTGTGAAGGGGTCAAACGTCACCCTTGACTGTGCAGCTAATGGAAACCCACGACCAAATCTGACCTGGTTGAAAGATGGTGTCACCATTGACATGTC ACTCCTGGACAGTAGGTTCAGAAAAGTAGGCGTGGGAAGCTTACAGATTGAGAGCATCCAGGAAGCCGATGAAGGCACATACATGTGCCGGGCTGAAAACCACGAGGATTCAGTTGACGCTAGTGCCGCCGTGGAAGTACAAG TTCCTCCGAGGTTCACCAAAAAGCCGAAGAATAAAGTCGCCTATGGAAAAGAGGACATTGAGTTCGAATGTGAGGTGTACGGAAAGCCAGATCCAGTGGTGCAATGGTACCACAATGGTGAGGCAATCATTCAGAGCGAGTACTTCCAAATTGTCAATGGCAACAGCCTGAGAATATTGGGATTGGTTGATGCTGACAAAGGCATCTACCAGTGCTTTGGCTCCAACCCTGCTGGCAACATACAGACTGCTGTCCAACTAATTGTTTTGGACCCTG AATCTTCTCGCCCTGCTACACATGCCACTTTCACTACCCCCTTGCTGGAAACCTCAGGCAATCTGCAGAGGAGCAATGACGTCCCATCTGCACCACGGGAAGTGACGGCACGCCTTGTGTCGACGCGCTTTGCGACACTCTCGTGGAGCGTCCCCGAAAGAGTGGAAGGGCACATCCTGGCATACTCGGTTTACTACAGAGAGGAAGGCTCCACACG GGAACGTGTCTTGAACACCACAAGGCAGAGTCTAGAGGAGATCATCATTCAGGGATTGCAACCATCCACCAAGTATTATTTCCACGTGGTTGCCTACAATGAACATGGACCAGGCGAGAGCTCGCCAGAGCTAGAGGTGGAAACAAACCCTGAAG TGAGCATTCCTGGGCCACCGCGCAGCTTGAAAGCCATTCCAGTCTCGCCCACGGCTATACGTGTCTACTGGGAAGCACCAGAGAGCCGTAAGGAAGTTGTTCAGCACTACCAGCTCTCTTATCAGGAGACCGGTACCACGGAGGACGAGGAGAAGCGGGTCACCACCACGGACACATGGTACCACCTGAGGAACCTGAAGAAGTACACAGAATACAACATTTGGATCACGGCAGTTAACCAGAATGGCTCGGGCATCAGCTCTGAGGAGACACTTGCACGAACCTTTTCAGATG CACCATCTGACATACCACAAAATGTAACACTTGAAGCTGCCAGCTCCACC AGCATTATAATTAGGTGGGAACCTCCACCAAAGGAGTCCCAGAATGGCATTATAACAGGCTACAAGATAAGATACAAGCTGAAAGGCAGCCGAAGGGGAGACACCATTACCACTGATGGAAACAGGAGGCTGTACGCCCTGTCTG GACTGGAAAAAGGCGCCCAGTACAGTGTGAAAATTGCTGCCCTATCTGTGAATGGTACAGGACCAGCTACGGATTGGATGACAGCGGAGACATATCAAAATGATCTTGATG AGTCCCGAGTACCCGATCAGCCAAGTGGACTGCGAGCGAAGCCAACATCGACAAGCATCTTTGTTAGTTGGGCACCTCCTCGAAATCAGGATATCATGATCCGTGGCTACACCATTGGCTGGGGCATAGGCCTGCCCGATGTCTATACCAAGGTGCTCAATGGGAAGCAACGCTACTACACCATCGAAAACTTGC AACCTTCCAATGAATATGTGATCAGCGTAAGAGCATTCAACCAGATTGGTGATGGCCAGCCTATATATGAAACTGTCAAGACACTCATTGAATCAA CGCCAGAGCCTCTGGTTCCAATGTTGCCACCTGTAGGCTTAAAGGCTATTGTGCTTTCGCCTAACACGGTTGTGCTGTTCTGGAGTGACAGCACACTTGCCAGCAGCCAGGTGATCACGGACAACCGATTTTACACTGTGCGCTACAAGGGCCATGGACAGCCCAAGTACCGCTACTTCAACTCCACAAACCTCAACTGCATGATCGACGACCTGCGGCCGAACACACTTTATGAATTCGCTGTAAAGGTCGTCAAGGGTCGCCGGGAAAGTGCCTATAGTATGGACGTCCTCAATACTACGCAGGAAGCAG CACCTTCAAGTCCACCCCGAGACCTCACTGTCGTTCCAAGCGAGGACTCCGCAACAACCGTAAACCTTCATTGGCAGCCTCCAAAGCAGCAGAATGGCATGGTTACAG GTTACTTTATCCTGTACACAGCTGACAACACACAGAAAGACAGAGACTGGGTCGTGGAAGCTGTAGTTGGAGACCGCATGACTGCTGTCATCAAAGGCCTCACCACAGACACCACCTATCACTTCAAGATCCAGGCCCGCAACAACAAGGGATACGGGCCACTCTCATCTGAGGTGGTCTACCACACAGGCAAGA GTTTAGAGCTTGCTTCTGGACCAACCATCAATG GTGGTGGGATCTCGAACAACGTTCTCTACATTGCAATAGCATCAGGCTTCACAGTCATCCTACTTATCCTTATTGTAATCTGCTACATGATGTGCCGACGACGGCAGGGCTACATCGGTCCAGTGAATAGTAAGAC GTATGCGAGTGCAAAGGGTGTAGCCGCCAAGGGGGGCAAGGGAGCGACCAAGGACCTGAAGCCACCCGACCTGTGGATCCACCATGATCAGATGGAACTCAAGGCCATGGACAAGAGCAGCAACCCAGAGGCAGCCATGACAGCCACCCCCATCTCGCGCAACTCCCAGGAGATCTCCGAGGAGCACATTGGTACACTTGACAAGAAGAAGAATTCTGGTGGTGGCTACATGG ACCAGTTAAGCAGTGACGATAGTGGCAAAACTGATAAGCCACTGTTGCCAAGATCATCACGCACTAAGCCCATGATGTTACCACTTGACTCTCGGAAGTCGCTGCCTGATTCTAGTAAAGCAT CCATGGGACCAGCTGCTGTTTCCAATGGCAGCATGAACGCCGGTTTAGAAGGCAGCTCCATTAACATGGGCCGTCCCATCTACCCAAGGACACAGTACAACATACCCCGAGCTCATGTGACCATCGATGCAATGCATCCAG GTCATGAAGGTCCAAGTCCCCAGAAGGCAGGCCTCATGGGCTGCGGGAACCCCACCTACGAGCCTGTCTTGAACCCAGGCATGAGCCACGCTAGTAGCTCGGTCATGGGGACGGGCCAGATGCCGGCCTACAGCAATGCCTTGGTGGGGCCAGGGGGTGGGCCTCTGCTCTCGCTAAGCTCAGCTCCTCCCCTCGGCCCACCCCCCTCGGGGCCGCCTCCCTCTGCAGTCGCCGAGACGACGGGAACACTGACCAAGCGGGTGCATGCGGGGAATCCCCTCAAGAGCTTCAGCGTGCCTGCACCGCCCCCTCAAAGTGCGCCATCTACACCCCAGCCAAAGCATATGG TAGTGCGGCTGCAGCAAGTAACTGGCAGCCCGCACAAGAAAGCCTCTGTAGCCACGTCCACATCATCGGGGGGGCCTTCGAGCAAGCAGAGCCCTGGACGACAGTCGGCACTCAAGTCCCGCGTGGTGGCCTCACCACGTAGCATCAACAGGGATGCATCGTCTTCCACCTCCGCTGCTCACACACCCAAGAAGGAGGAAGACTTGGCT TCACCCTTCAACAATGAAGAACTCACTCAAGAAATGGCAAACCTTGAGGGCCTGATGAAAGACCTCAACGCAATAACAGCATCAGAGTTTGAGTGCTAA
- the fra gene encoding neogenin isoform X3 → MKGDELRAGASADPQVSGVRLCFWKCVMYYAHRRFPRQRRAACRMQRSASIHGCRQPFGVGVSFAEFRFLEEPSDTVVSKDGPALLNCSAAGDPRPSVSWKREGTLLHLINDPRRSILSNGSLHFRSVHHTRAERPDEGVYQCVATIADVGTMLSRSAKLQVAALPRFDEQPRDLRLFPGQTAYFPCSAFALPPADVIWLKDQQALQLDPARMLVLPSGALELDAVQTTDEGAYQCSAHNADRNRVSSAGNLFVSLSYDDANKISAPTFVAAPKSTVAVKGSNVTLDCAANGNPRPNLTWLKDGVTIDMSLLDSRFRKVGVGSLQIESIQEADEGTYMCRAENHEDSVDASAAVEVQVPPRFTKKPKNKVAYGKEDIEFECEVYGKPDPVVQWYHNGEAIIQSEYFQIVNGNSLRILGLVDADKGIYQCFGSNPAGNIQTAVQLIVLDPESSRPATHATFTTPLLETSGNLQRSNDVPSAPREVTARLVSTRFATLSWSVPERVEGHILAYSVYYREEGSTRERVLNTTRQSLEEIIIQGLQPSTKYYFHVVAYNEHGPGESSPELEVETNPEVSIPGPPRSLKAIPVSPTAIRVYWEAPESRKEVVQHYQLSYQETGTTEDEEKRVTTTDTWYHLRNLKKYTEYNIWITAVNQNGSGISSEETLARTFSDAPSDIPQNVTLEAASSTSIIIRWEPPPKESQNGIITGYKIRYKLKGSRRGDTITTDGNRRLYALSGLEKGAQYSVKIAALSVNGTGPATDWMTAETYQNDLDESRVPDQPSGLRAKPTSTSIFVSWAPPRNQDIMIRGYTIGWGIGLPDVYTKVLNGKQRYYTIENLQPSNEYVISVRAFNQIGDGQPIYETVKTLIESTPEPLVPMLPPVGLKAIVLSPNTVVLFWSDSTLASSQVITDNRFYTVRYKGHGQPKYRYFNSTNLNCMIDDLRPNTLYEFAVKVVKGRRESAYSMDVLNTTQEAAPSSPPRDLTVVPSEDSATTVNLHWQPPKQQNGMVTGYFILYTADNTQKDRDWVVEAVVGDRMTAVIKGLTTDTTYHFKIQARNNKGYGPLSSEVVYHTGKSGGISNNVLYIAIASGFTVILLILIVICYMMCRRRQGYIGPVNSKTYASAKGVAAKGGKGATKDLKPPDLWIHHDQMELKAMDKSSNPEAAMTATPISRNSQEISEEHIGTLDKKKNSGGGYMDQLSSDDSGKTDKPLLPRSSRTKPMMLPLDSRKSLPDSSKASMGPAAVSNGSMNAGLEGSSINMGRPIYPRTQYNIPRAHVTIDAMHPGHEGPSPQKAGLMGCGNPTYEPVLNPGMSHASSSVMGTGQMPAYSNALVGPGGGPLLSLSSAPPLGPPPSGPPPSAVAETTGTLTKRVHAGNPLKSFSVPAPPPQSAPSTPQPKHMVVRLQQVTGSPHKKASVATSTSSGGPSSKQSPGRQSALKSRVVASPRSINRDASSSTSAAHTPKKEEDLASPFNNEELTQEMANLEGLMKDLNAITASEFEC, encoded by the exons GTGTGGGAGTAAGCTTTGCTGAATTTCGATTCCTGGAGGAGCCCTCGGACACCGTCGTCTCCAAGGATGGCCCTGCGCTGCTCAACTGTTCCGCGGCGGGTGACCCAAGGCCCTCAGTTTCCTGGAAACGTGAGGGCACGCTGCTACACCTCATCAACGACCCTAGGAG GTCCATTTTGTCCAATGGCTCCCTGCACTTTAGGAGTGTTCACCACACGAGAGCTGAACGACCTGATGAAGGAGTCTACCAGTGTGTCGCTACCATAGCTGATGTTGGCACCATGCTCAGCAGGTCAGCCAAGCTCCAAGTGGCTG CTTTGCCACGGTTTGATGAGCAGCCACGAGACCTCCGGCTGTTTCCAGGCCAGACAGCATACTTTCCATGTTCAGCCTTCGCCCTGCCCCCAGCAGATGTGATCTGGTTGAAGGACCAGCAGGCACTACAGCTGGACCCTGCACGCATGCTGGTGCTGCCGAGCGGTGCTCTGGAGCTTGATGCTGTGCAGACAACCGATGAAGGAGCGTACCAGTGCAGTGCCCACAACGCTGACCGCAACCGTGTCTCCTCTGCTGGAAACCTCTTTGTCAGCCTCTCCTATG ACGATGCAAACAAGATATCAGCACCGACCTTTGTGGCGGCACCAAAGAGCACTGTTGCTGTGAAGGGGTCAAACGTCACCCTTGACTGTGCAGCTAATGGAAACCCACGACCAAATCTGACCTGGTTGAAAGATGGTGTCACCATTGACATGTC ACTCCTGGACAGTAGGTTCAGAAAAGTAGGCGTGGGAAGCTTACAGATTGAGAGCATCCAGGAAGCCGATGAAGGCACATACATGTGCCGGGCTGAAAACCACGAGGATTCAGTTGACGCTAGTGCCGCCGTGGAAGTACAAG TTCCTCCGAGGTTCACCAAAAAGCCGAAGAATAAAGTCGCCTATGGAAAAGAGGACATTGAGTTCGAATGTGAGGTGTACGGAAAGCCAGATCCAGTGGTGCAATGGTACCACAATGGTGAGGCAATCATTCAGAGCGAGTACTTCCAAATTGTCAATGGCAACAGCCTGAGAATATTGGGATTGGTTGATGCTGACAAAGGCATCTACCAGTGCTTTGGCTCCAACCCTGCTGGCAACATACAGACTGCTGTCCAACTAATTGTTTTGGACCCTG AATCTTCTCGCCCTGCTACACATGCCACTTTCACTACCCCCTTGCTGGAAACCTCAGGCAATCTGCAGAGGAGCAATGACGTCCCATCTGCACCACGGGAAGTGACGGCACGCCTTGTGTCGACGCGCTTTGCGACACTCTCGTGGAGCGTCCCCGAAAGAGTGGAAGGGCACATCCTGGCATACTCGGTTTACTACAGAGAGGAAGGCTCCACACG GGAACGTGTCTTGAACACCACAAGGCAGAGTCTAGAGGAGATCATCATTCAGGGATTGCAACCATCCACCAAGTATTATTTCCACGTGGTTGCCTACAATGAACATGGACCAGGCGAGAGCTCGCCAGAGCTAGAGGTGGAAACAAACCCTGAAG TGAGCATTCCTGGGCCACCGCGCAGCTTGAAAGCCATTCCAGTCTCGCCCACGGCTATACGTGTCTACTGGGAAGCACCAGAGAGCCGTAAGGAAGTTGTTCAGCACTACCAGCTCTCTTATCAGGAGACCGGTACCACGGAGGACGAGGAGAAGCGGGTCACCACCACGGACACATGGTACCACCTGAGGAACCTGAAGAAGTACACAGAATACAACATTTGGATCACGGCAGTTAACCAGAATGGCTCGGGCATCAGCTCTGAGGAGACACTTGCACGAACCTTTTCAGATG CACCATCTGACATACCACAAAATGTAACACTTGAAGCTGCCAGCTCCACC AGCATTATAATTAGGTGGGAACCTCCACCAAAGGAGTCCCAGAATGGCATTATAACAGGCTACAAGATAAGATACAAGCTGAAAGGCAGCCGAAGGGGAGACACCATTACCACTGATGGAAACAGGAGGCTGTACGCCCTGTCTG GACTGGAAAAAGGCGCCCAGTACAGTGTGAAAATTGCTGCCCTATCTGTGAATGGTACAGGACCAGCTACGGATTGGATGACAGCGGAGACATATCAAAATGATCTTGATG AGTCCCGAGTACCCGATCAGCCAAGTGGACTGCGAGCGAAGCCAACATCGACAAGCATCTTTGTTAGTTGGGCACCTCCTCGAAATCAGGATATCATGATCCGTGGCTACACCATTGGCTGGGGCATAGGCCTGCCCGATGTCTATACCAAGGTGCTCAATGGGAAGCAACGCTACTACACCATCGAAAACTTGC AACCTTCCAATGAATATGTGATCAGCGTAAGAGCATTCAACCAGATTGGTGATGGCCAGCCTATATATGAAACTGTCAAGACACTCATTGAATCAA CGCCAGAGCCTCTGGTTCCAATGTTGCCACCTGTAGGCTTAAAGGCTATTGTGCTTTCGCCTAACACGGTTGTGCTGTTCTGGAGTGACAGCACACTTGCCAGCAGCCAGGTGATCACGGACAACCGATTTTACACTGTGCGCTACAAGGGCCATGGACAGCCCAAGTACCGCTACTTCAACTCCACAAACCTCAACTGCATGATCGACGACCTGCGGCCGAACACACTTTATGAATTCGCTGTAAAGGTCGTCAAGGGTCGCCGGGAAAGTGCCTATAGTATGGACGTCCTCAATACTACGCAGGAAGCAG CACCTTCAAGTCCACCCCGAGACCTCACTGTCGTTCCAAGCGAGGACTCCGCAACAACCGTAAACCTTCATTGGCAGCCTCCAAAGCAGCAGAATGGCATGGTTACAG GTTACTTTATCCTGTACACAGCTGACAACACACAGAAAGACAGAGACTGGGTCGTGGAAGCTGTAGTTGGAGACCGCATGACTGCTGTCATCAAAGGCCTCACCACAGACACCACCTATCACTTCAAGATCCAGGCCCGCAACAACAAGGGATACGGGCCACTCTCATCTGAGGTGGTCTACCACACAGGCAAGA GTGGTGGGATCTCGAACAACGTTCTCTACATTGCAATAGCATCAGGCTTCACAGTCATCCTACTTATCCTTATTGTAATCTGCTACATGATGTGCCGACGACGGCAGGGCTACATCGGTCCAGTGAATAGTAAGAC GTATGCGAGTGCAAAGGGTGTAGCCGCCAAGGGGGGCAAGGGAGCGACCAAGGACCTGAAGCCACCCGACCTGTGGATCCACCATGATCAGATGGAACTCAAGGCCATGGACAAGAGCAGCAACCCAGAGGCAGCCATGACAGCCACCCCCATCTCGCGCAACTCCCAGGAGATCTCCGAGGAGCACATTGGTACACTTGACAAGAAGAAGAATTCTGGTGGTGGCTACATGG ACCAGTTAAGCAGTGACGATAGTGGCAAAACTGATAAGCCACTGTTGCCAAGATCATCACGCACTAAGCCCATGATGTTACCACTTGACTCTCGGAAGTCGCTGCCTGATTCTAGTAAAGCAT CCATGGGACCAGCTGCTGTTTCCAATGGCAGCATGAACGCCGGTTTAGAAGGCAGCTCCATTAACATGGGCCGTCCCATCTACCCAAGGACACAGTACAACATACCCCGAGCTCATGTGACCATCGATGCAATGCATCCAG GTCATGAAGGTCCAAGTCCCCAGAAGGCAGGCCTCATGGGCTGCGGGAACCCCACCTACGAGCCTGTCTTGAACCCAGGCATGAGCCACGCTAGTAGCTCGGTCATGGGGACGGGCCAGATGCCGGCCTACAGCAATGCCTTGGTGGGGCCAGGGGGTGGGCCTCTGCTCTCGCTAAGCTCAGCTCCTCCCCTCGGCCCACCCCCCTCGGGGCCGCCTCCCTCTGCAGTCGCCGAGACGACGGGAACACTGACCAAGCGGGTGCATGCGGGGAATCCCCTCAAGAGCTTCAGCGTGCCTGCACCGCCCCCTCAAAGTGCGCCATCTACACCCCAGCCAAAGCATATGG TAGTGCGGCTGCAGCAAGTAACTGGCAGCCCGCACAAGAAAGCCTCTGTAGCCACGTCCACATCATCGGGGGGGCCTTCGAGCAAGCAGAGCCCTGGACGACAGTCGGCACTCAAGTCCCGCGTGGTGGCCTCACCACGTAGCATCAACAGGGATGCATCGTCTTCCACCTCCGCTGCTCACACACCCAAGAAGGAGGAAGACTTGGCT TCACCCTTCAACAATGAAGAACTCACTCAAGAAATGGCAAACCTTGAGGGCCTGATGAAAGACCTCAACGCAATAACAGCATCAGAGTTTGAGTGCTAA